The Aggregicoccus sp. 17bor-14 genome includes a region encoding these proteins:
- a CDS encoding diguanylate cyclase, with the protein MDADAPNPAPPPPQVAAAADELGAALAEVQARLRALLLGGPVAQALDGAQRELVRRVEAELARAQEQLGRLGSPGGGWGAANEGGLLAAVPEAGADSHKGRFRVLYVDDDRESRDGVGELLARYFDVHLAPDGVRAAELARALRPDIIVTDLNMPGLDGLSLLSLLRSDEDTAHIPLLVVSASTHTEAKVLCFEAGASDYLTKPVVADELVARVRNALARSEDLRRERALQATDDLTGLANRRRLRSFLTPALRSAARTRTELTVVMVDQDRLKELNDRFGHAAGDQALRALAQALSACKRSGDLAARIGGDEFVVSMPDTDRAGAGRFVARVEEELRLRPILLEQGEVYLSASFGLASASERDWEESAEHLLQRADRALYEAKRLRRSRPTD; encoded by the coding sequence TTGGACGCCGACGCCCCCAACCCAGCCCCGCCGCCGCCCCAGGTCGCCGCCGCCGCGGACGAGCTCGGCGCGGCGCTCGCCGAGGTCCAGGCCCGGCTGCGTGCGCTGCTGCTCGGCGGGCCCGTGGCGCAGGCGCTCGATGGGGCCCAGCGCGAGCTGGTGCGGCGCGTGGAGGCGGAGCTGGCGCGCGCCCAGGAGCAGCTCGGCCGGCTGGGCTCGCCGGGCGGCGGGTGGGGGGCGGCGAACGAGGGGGGGCTGCTCGCGGCCGTGCCCGAGGCGGGCGCCGATTCCCATAAAGGGCGCTTCCGGGTCCTCTACGTGGACGACGACCGCGAGAGCCGCGACGGGGTGGGGGAGCTGCTGGCCCGCTACTTCGACGTGCACCTGGCCCCGGACGGGGTGCGCGCCGCGGAGCTCGCCCGCGCGCTGCGCCCGGACATCATCGTCACCGACCTGAACATGCCCGGGCTGGACGGGCTCTCCCTGCTCTCGCTCCTGCGCAGCGACGAGGACACCGCCCACATCCCGCTGCTGGTGGTGAGCGCCTCCACCCACACCGAGGCGAAGGTGCTCTGCTTCGAGGCGGGCGCGAGCGACTACCTCACCAAGCCGGTGGTGGCCGACGAGCTGGTGGCGCGCGTGCGCAACGCGCTCGCGCGCTCCGAGGATCTGCGCCGCGAGCGCGCCCTGCAGGCGACCGACGATCTCACCGGGCTCGCGAACCGCCGCCGCCTGCGCTCCTTCCTCACGCCCGCGCTGCGCAGCGCCGCGCGCACCCGCACGGAGCTCACCGTGGTGATGGTGGACCAGGACCGGCTCAAGGAGCTCAACGATCGCTTCGGCCACGCGGCCGGTGACCAGGCCCTCCGCGCGCTCGCCCAGGCGCTCAGCGCGTGCAAGCGCTCCGGAGATCTCGCCGCGCGCATTGGCGGGGACGAGTTCGTGGTCTCCATGCCGGACACGGATCGCGCCGGCGCCGGGCGCTTCGTCGCGCGCGTGGAGGAGGAGCTGCGGCTGCGCCCCATCCTGCTCGAGCAGGGCGAGGTGTACCTCTCGGCGAGCTTCGGGCTCGCGAGCGCGAGCGAGCGCGACTGGGAGGAGAGCGCCGAGCACCTGCTGCAGCGCGCCGACCGCGCGCTCTACGAGGCGAAGCGCCTGCGGCGCAGCCGGCCCACGGACTGA
- the secG gene encoding preprotein translocase subunit SecG, with protein sequence MLAFVTTVHVLLCVFMIFVILLQPGKDAGMGAALGGGAATTAFGGRGAVTFLSKLTAICAALFFLTSLGLSFVGMRSSVAAGPLPARRAAAAPAPAAPANPVGTSPAPAPASGAPASVEQARPGQTAPAAPAPAPKQ encoded by the coding sequence ATGCTGGCCTTCGTCACGACCGTGCACGTGCTGCTGTGCGTGTTCATGATCTTCGTCATTCTGCTCCAGCCGGGTAAGGACGCCGGCATGGGCGCGGCCCTCGGCGGCGGCGCGGCCACCACGGCCTTCGGCGGCCGCGGTGCGGTCACCTTCCTCAGCAAGCTCACCGCCATCTGCGCGGCGCTCTTCTTCCTCACCTCGCTGGGCCTCTCCTTCGTGGGGATGCGCTCGTCGGTGGCCGCGGGCCCCCTGCCGGCGCGCCGCGCGGCGGCTGCGCCTGCGCCGGCCGCTCCGGCGAACCCGGTGGGCACCTCTCCTGCGCCCGCGCCGGCCTCCGGTGCGCCGGCGTCCGTGGAGCAGGCGCGCCCGGGCCAGACGGCTCCCGCCGCTCCGGCGCCCGCGCCGAAGCAGTAG
- the tpiA gene encoding triose-phosphate isomerase — protein MASATGARVKIVAGNWKMNKTVAEALALVGELRGLLKEVAGVEVVLAPPFTALHPVAGALAGSGFGLAAQNCHWEPSGAFTGEVAAPMLKELGCAYVIVGHSERRQFFGETDETVNRRSQAVLKAGMLPIVCVGETLQEREAGRTLEVVSRQVKGALAGFSAEQVGRFVLAYEPVWAIGTGRNATSAQAQEVHAAIRQQLAGLHDGATAARVRIQYGGSVKPDNAAELLGQPDVDGALVGGASLKAADFAAIVRAGR, from the coding sequence ATGGCGAGCGCGACCGGAGCCCGGGTGAAGATCGTCGCGGGCAACTGGAAGATGAACAAGACGGTGGCCGAGGCGCTCGCGCTGGTGGGCGAGCTGCGCGGGCTGCTGAAAGAGGTTGCCGGGGTGGAGGTGGTGCTCGCACCGCCCTTCACCGCCCTGCACCCGGTGGCCGGCGCGCTCGCGGGCAGCGGCTTCGGCCTCGCTGCGCAGAACTGCCACTGGGAGCCGTCCGGCGCCTTCACCGGCGAGGTGGCCGCCCCCATGCTGAAGGAGCTCGGCTGCGCCTACGTCATCGTGGGCCACAGCGAGCGCCGGCAGTTCTTCGGCGAGACGGACGAGACGGTGAACCGCCGCAGCCAGGCCGTCCTCAAGGCCGGGATGCTGCCCATCGTCTGCGTGGGCGAGACCCTGCAGGAGCGGGAGGCGGGGCGCACCCTGGAGGTGGTGAGCCGCCAGGTGAAGGGGGCGCTCGCCGGCTTCTCCGCAGAGCAGGTGGGCCGCTTCGTGCTCGCCTACGAGCCGGTGTGGGCAATCGGCACCGGCCGCAACGCCACCAGCGCCCAGGCGCAGGAGGTCCACGCGGCCATCCGCCAGCAGCTCGCGGGCCTCCACGACGGGGCCACGGCCGCCCGGGTGCGCATCCAGTACGGCGGCAGCGTGAAGCCGGACAACGCCGCGGAGCTGCTCGGGCAGCCGGACGTGGACGGCGCCCTGGTGGGTGGGGCCAGCCTCAAGGCGGCGGACTTCGCCGCCATCGTGCGCGCGGGGCGCTAG
- the pgk gene encoding phosphoglycerate kinase: MIKYIDELQLTGKRVFIRVDFNVPLEGKRVTDDTRIREALPTIRRALEMGGKVILASHLGRPKGPDPKLSLEPVAGRLSELLGGKHEVILADDCVGDGVKKLVRELKEGQVALLENLRFHKEEEANDEAFARELAALADVYVNDAFGTAHRAHASTAGMVPFVKEKAAGLLMRKELEYLGGALKNPQKPFVAILGGSKVSDKIKVIESLLPKVDALLIGGAMAYTFLKAQGINVGKSRVEEDKLSLATKMLDAAQRLKTPIVLPVDHVCSTEFGEAGQKVDVNDRVIPDTMMGLDIGPKTRAMYTQWIRDAKTVLWNGPMGLFEVPKYAEGTRVIAEAMANNRDAVTIIGGGDSAAAVQQMGYADKLSHVSTGGGASLEFLEGRELPGIKALETR; this comes from the coding sequence GTGATCAAGTACATCGACGAGCTGCAGCTCACCGGCAAGCGCGTGTTCATCCGGGTGGACTTCAACGTCCCCCTTGAGGGCAAGCGCGTCACCGACGACACCCGCATCCGCGAGGCCCTGCCCACCATCCGGCGCGCGCTGGAGATGGGCGGCAAGGTCATCCTCGCCAGCCACCTGGGCCGCCCCAAGGGCCCGGACCCCAAGCTCAGCCTGGAGCCGGTGGCGGGCCGCCTCTCCGAGCTGCTCGGCGGCAAGCACGAGGTCATCCTCGCGGACGACTGCGTGGGTGACGGCGTGAAGAAGCTGGTGCGCGAGCTCAAGGAGGGCCAGGTGGCGCTCCTCGAGAACCTGCGCTTCCACAAGGAGGAGGAGGCCAACGACGAGGCCTTCGCGCGCGAGCTCGCGGCGCTCGCGGACGTGTACGTGAACGATGCCTTCGGCACCGCGCACCGCGCCCACGCCTCCACTGCCGGCATGGTGCCCTTCGTGAAGGAGAAGGCCGCGGGCCTGCTCATGCGCAAGGAGCTCGAGTACCTGGGCGGCGCGCTCAAGAACCCCCAGAAGCCCTTCGTGGCCATCCTGGGCGGCTCGAAGGTGAGCGACAAGATCAAGGTCATCGAGAGCCTGCTGCCCAAGGTGGACGCGCTGCTCATCGGCGGCGCCATGGCGTACACCTTCCTCAAGGCGCAGGGCATCAACGTGGGCAAGAGCCGGGTGGAGGAGGACAAGCTCTCGCTCGCCACCAAGATGCTGGACGCGGCGCAGCGCCTGAAGACCCCCATCGTGCTGCCGGTGGACCACGTGTGCTCCACCGAGTTCGGCGAGGCCGGGCAGAAGGTGGACGTGAACGACCGCGTCATCCCGGACACGATGATGGGCCTGGACATCGGTCCCAAGACGCGCGCCATGTACACGCAGTGGATCCGCGACGCGAAGACGGTGCTCTGGAACGGCCCCATGGGGCTCTTCGAGGTCCCCAAGTACGCCGAGGGCACGCGCGTCATTGCCGAGGCCATGGCCAACAACCGCGACGCGGTGACCATCATCGGCGGCGGCGACAGCGCCGCGGCCGTGCAGCAGATGGGCTACGCGGACAAGCTCAGCCACGTGTCCACCGGCGGCGGCGCCTCGCTCGAGTTCCTCGAGGGGCGTGAGCTGCCCGGCATCAAGGCCCTGGAGACCCGCTAG
- the gap gene encoding type I glyceraldehyde-3-phosphate dehydrogenase: MATKIAINGFGRIGRCLLRAALARKEDLEIVAINDLDKPSALAHLFKYDSVHRTWPGEVKAEEKAIVIDGKRIAITAERDPAALPWKDMGVDIVLECTGRFTAREGAEKHLKAGAKKVIISAPAKNPDVTIAYGINHDQYDAGKHHIISNASCTTNCLAPVAKTLVDAFGIEHGLMTTVHSYTNDQRLLDLTHEDMRRARAAALSMIPSSTGAAKAIGEVLPVLKGKMHGLAVRVPTPNVSLVDLTVVTSKPTTQEAVLAAFKKNADGALKGVLQYSDEQTVSIDYNGNPHSAIFDATNCFVMGGNMVKVMAWYDNEWGFSNRMVDMAKFLVSKGL, translated from the coding sequence ACCAAGATCGCGATCAACGGCTTTGGCCGCATCGGCCGCTGCCTGCTGCGCGCCGCGCTCGCCCGCAAGGAGGACCTCGAGATCGTCGCCATCAACGACCTCGACAAGCCCTCCGCGCTCGCGCACCTCTTCAAGTACGACTCCGTGCACCGCACCTGGCCGGGCGAGGTGAAGGCCGAGGAGAAGGCCATCGTCATCGACGGCAAGCGCATCGCGATCACCGCGGAGCGCGACCCGGCGGCCCTGCCCTGGAAGGACATGGGCGTGGACATCGTGCTCGAGTGCACCGGCCGCTTCACCGCGCGCGAGGGCGCCGAGAAGCACCTGAAGGCGGGCGCCAAGAAGGTCATCATCTCCGCGCCGGCGAAGAACCCGGACGTGACGATCGCCTACGGCATCAACCACGACCAGTACGACGCCGGGAAGCACCACATCATCTCCAACGCCTCCTGCACCACCAACTGCCTCGCCCCGGTGGCGAAGACGCTGGTGGACGCGTTCGGCATCGAGCACGGCCTGATGACCACCGTGCACAGCTACACGAACGACCAGCGCCTGCTGGACCTCACCCACGAGGACATGCGCCGCGCCCGCGCCGCCGCCCTCTCCATGATCCCCTCCAGCACCGGCGCCGCGAAGGCGATCGGCGAGGTGCTGCCGGTGCTCAAGGGCAAGATGCACGGCCTCGCGGTGCGCGTGCCCACCCCGAACGTGTCGCTCGTGGACCTCACCGTGGTCACCAGCAAGCCCACCACCCAGGAGGCGGTGCTCGCGGCGTTCAAGAAGAACGCGGACGGCGCACTCAAGGGCGTGCTGCAGTACAGCGACGAGCAGACCGTCTCCATCGACTACAATGGCAACCCGCACTCGGCCATCTTCGATGCCACCAACTGCTTCGTCATGGGCGGCAACATGGTGAAGGTCATGGCCTGGTACGACAACGAGTGGGGCTTCTCCAACCGCATGGTCGACATGGCCAAGTTCCTGGTCTCCAAGGGCCTCTAG